A genomic stretch from Mycobacterium malmoense includes:
- the dnaA gene encoding chromosomal replication initiator protein DnaA, which yields MTDDPGSGFTTVWNAVVSELNGEPTPDGMVANRTALVTPLTPQQRAWLNLVQPLTIVEGFALLSVPSSFVQNEIERHLRDPITDALSRRLGQQIQLGVRIAPPPEDTDDGLFPQAEGPAPVDDTAPETSSDADEGYENGDAAAAAEQSWPNYFTERPHTTDPAIAGETSLNRRYTFDTFVIGASNRFAHAAALAIAEAPARAYNPLFIWGESGLGKTHLLHAAGNYAQRLFPGMRVKYVSTEEFTNDFINSLRDDRKVAFKRSYRDVDVLLVDDIQFIEGKEGIQEEFFHTFNTLHNANKQIVISSDRPPKQLATLEDRLRTRFEWGLITDVQPPELETRIAILRKKAQMERLAVPDDVLELIASSIERNIRELEGALIRVTAFASLNKTPIDKALAEIVLRDLISDASTMQISAATIMAATAEYFDTTVEELRGPGKTRALAQSRQIAMYLCRELTDLSLPKIGQAFGRDHTTVMYAQRKILSEMAERREVFDHVKELTTRIRQRSKR from the coding sequence TTGACCGATGACCCCGGTTCAGGCTTCACGACAGTGTGGAACGCGGTCGTCTCCGAGCTCAACGGTGAACCCACCCCAGACGGCATGGTCGCCAACCGCACCGCCCTTGTCACTCCACTGACCCCTCAGCAAAGAGCGTGGCTGAACCTGGTTCAGCCACTCACGATCGTCGAGGGATTTGCTCTGTTGTCGGTGCCGAGCAGTTTCGTGCAAAACGAGATCGAACGTCATCTGCGCGACCCCATCACCGATGCGCTCAGCCGCCGGCTCGGACAGCAGATCCAACTCGGGGTCCGCATCGCGCCGCCCCCCGAAGACACCGACGACGGTCTCTTCCCCCAAGCCGAAGGCCCGGCTCCGGTCGACGACACCGCCCCGGAAACATCAAGTGACGCCGACGAGGGCTACGAAAACGGTGACGCCGCGGCCGCCGCCGAGCAGAGTTGGCCCAACTACTTCACCGAACGCCCACACACCACCGATCCCGCCATCGCGGGCGAAACCAGCCTCAATCGCCGCTACACCTTCGACACGTTCGTCATCGGCGCCTCCAACCGGTTCGCTCATGCCGCCGCGCTGGCGATCGCCGAAGCGCCGGCCCGCGCTTACAACCCGCTGTTCATCTGGGGTGAGTCCGGACTGGGTAAGACGCACCTGCTACACGCCGCCGGCAATTATGCGCAGCGCCTATTCCCCGGTATGCGAGTCAAGTACGTCTCCACCGAGGAGTTCACCAACGACTTCATCAATTCGTTGCGCGACGACCGCAAGGTCGCCTTCAAGCGCAGCTACCGCGATGTCGACGTGCTACTGGTCGATGACATCCAGTTCATCGAGGGTAAAGAAGGCATCCAGGAAGAGTTCTTTCACACCTTCAACACGCTGCACAACGCCAACAAGCAAATCGTCATCTCCTCCGACCGACCGCCAAAGCAGCTCGCCACCCTCGAGGACCGGTTAAGGACTCGGTTCGAATGGGGCCTGATCACCGATGTGCAGCCCCCCGAACTGGAGACCCGCATCGCCATCCTGCGCAAGAAAGCACAGATGGAACGGTTGGCGGTGCCCGACGACGTCCTCGAGCTCATCGCCAGCAGCATCGAACGCAACATCCGTGAGCTCGAGGGAGCTCTCATCCGGGTCACCGCGTTCGCGTCACTGAACAAGACTCCGATCGACAAGGCCCTGGCCGAGATCGTGCTTCGCGACCTGATCTCCGACGCCAGCACCATGCAAATCAGTGCGGCGACGATCATGGCCGCCACCGCCGAATACTTCGACACCACCGTGGAAGAGCTGCGCGGCCCGGGCAAGACCCGCGCGCTGGCTCAGTCACGACAAATCGCCATGTATCTGTGCCGCGAACTCACCGACCTGTCATTACCCAAAATCGGCCAGGCATTCGGCCGCGACCACACCACGGTCATGTACGCCCAGCGAAAGATCCTGTCCGAAATGGCCGAACGACGTGAGGTGTTCGACCACGTCAAAGAACTCACCACGCGCATCCGCCAACGGTCCAAGCGCTGA